The genomic interval tcattaaaGCCTGAATTACAGTCTTTTTAATCCATATtgcccaaaaaaaaacatttaattgaTTTATATTTCAGCTGAATTATACAATAAGGAAAACAGCTTCCATGAAATCTACTGGGTAGAACTGCGTGTATGAAATAGGCTTGATGTGGAAAATTATGCTCTGACACATTGTTGTCCCTTCTTGACAGTATCCTTGACTGAACTTGTTGCATCTTGTATTTAGCCTCGCTTGATGTAAATTAATCTCCTGATCCTTGCCAATTACTTTGATTTGCATGTataaaagagggagggaggggatggGAGGGGGGTATCCCTACAGAGAACTCTTTTAGAAAAGAGAATAGGAATCAAACAGATACGAGAACAGAGTGAGCCTCTCAGTACAGTGGGATCCCCAGAAGGCAGTGGAGGCAGGTTGGCCAGATAAGGCACTGTTGAATGAGACCGGACAAAAACCCTGAAGTGAAACGATCACGCAGTGTCTGAGAGTGGGCTGCACTGAGGGCTGTTCTGAAATGAGTCACTGTTCTGTGGTAGTAGGGTTGGAGTGAGGTCAGGTGGGATGATTCACCCCTCATTAAACAAACCTGAATGAATGTCTCACAGTGTTTTGCACTCGTTCAACACACTACATGGTACTGTGCATTAGATAGAAAACACTTGTTGGAGATTCATTATTGCTTGCACTGAAACATCATCACTTTGTGATGATACAATACTAACATCCATCGGTTTGAGGATGATCAATGCCTCTCATAAATGATCTGTATTGAGGCTATGTTGATCAATGATCAATCAAATATATGTATAGAATTGTCAAACTGCCCATAATGCACCATACCAAAGAACAAATGAAGGTGTTTTGTGTATCAACGTTTCACAGccagtttgtctgtgtgtgcctgacaAAGTATTTTTGTAATTCTAGGTAATGATGCGCTTAAACATCACAATTGATTATTCCAGTGAGAAAGTATAACTGTAACACAAACTGTAGTTTCAAGACATAAAAACTACATTACCTAATGCTTTCAGACAGTCCTCTCGTTTTTTGGCTCAGAGACTGTGTTTGGTAATTGAAGACGGACACTTCAACTTCTTTCTCCCTGAAAGCCTGGAGTCCCTCTTTTCACTGGCCGTTTACCGGTGCCCTCAGTGGCCAAGGCCTTGGCAAGCGCTGCAGGCTCCCGAGCATGACAATCACTATGCCAGGGCCTCCGCCACTAAGCCGTACACTAATCCATCCTGGCTATTAAAAGACAATTCCTCCTCACTTTTTCTTCTTCGTTTTCTTTTGATTGGAGTCAAGACTTTGGGGTGGTTCACATCAATCAGCCACAACATGCCTTTGTGTTTTGTCTTAGTTTGGAAACTAATGTTCCCTAATAAGTTCTTTCATTCGTGTCTTTTGAGACCTTCAtagtataaaataaataaaactgcatGAGAAATTAAgatactttattttattttcctgCTGAACGTACCTTGCGTCCCACCTCGTTGTTGTGCAAATTCATGAGCGTGCGGGCATTTTGCTTGATCTCCCGGGCATCGATGAACACCTTGGAGAAGCTGATGCCGTAGCGGACATCTGCTGAGCAGCCGCCCCACTTCCACCCATCGCCACGGCCGTAGAATCCCTGCTTCTCCTTATCGCAGCTGCAGTCGCTCAGGTTGCCCTGGGTACAGGCTGCTGTGATGGCATGGGCCACCCCTGCTGCTATGATGGCATAGGTGAAGGCAGCCTCTTTACTTCCTGAAACAGAGAGCCCGAGTCAGTACTGTAGACATCAAACTGGATTATGGATTACTCATGTAGTTCTGTGGTCAATACAGACACTAAGAATTGCAGTAGGATACATCATAATCATGACTCACACTTCCAGTAACACAGTGATTATATGGTATGTAGCAGCCTGTGTCGTAATATCAAGAACCAATGTGTGTTCAATGGTATTTAATATTGTCCATGTCAACCATTACGAACTGGCCAATCAATAGATACATGGCCGGAGATAAAGCTGTATGAATGAGGAGACTGTTGAGGAGGGAGAGTTATTGATCAGTTCAGTGACTGGTACATTCTGTGTACTCATTCTGCCAAGTCAAGTCCACCCATCTTGATGCGGAAGTTATCTCTCGCTTACTCCTACAAATCAATTATTTGCACACCCTCCTTGGTTTGAGTTAACTGCAAGGAAGACCTACAAAGGCTATTTGGATTGAACTGACAATAATTTGTTAACGTTTATCTGATTGTCGTCACCTAAGGAGCATTCACTTTCTGCCATCTCTTGGGTATGCTCCACATAGATCTTTGTATCTGTGACTTCTCCAGTGTTGGAGTTTCAAAGACATTAATATTGTAGCAAAATGGAGGTTGTATCTGCAGAAGTGGAACAAAGTGGAAAGCCAACATGCAGATCCAGGAAAAAGACTTACTTCAGGCGCAGGACCGAAGAAAAAATCAATAGAGAAAACATAACCATCAGCACTTGACTGGCATTTGTGGAAGACGACTGAGGTTGAATCACTGTGAACCACTTTCATTTCATAATAAAATACTTTGAGAACCGACTGAAAACTGTATTTTCTCTGCAAAAGTAACAAAGCCAAACATATTTGGGCTTCATGTACAGTTTGTACTGTATACTCCACAGCTCTGCTGCCATTCCTTATGCATGATACATGAGAACTGTGCTTGTCAAGCTGGAAATGTTAAAGGTTTATTTCTGTGTTGTATTGGCTAGAGCAGAGAAATAGAACTCTTGATAAATTCGCACGTGCTCAAACAGTGAACAACCATTTACTTGAAAGTTAATTTCATCATTTCAGCACCTTCATAATCATATTGTTACATCTCACCTAGCCAAGGATCTTTATCTCGGCCTAAGTCGCCTATAAATCATGAATTGAAATCAAATATGTAAATGTACCTAACTGTGAcgctacataggaagctacatAAAGGGAgattgttgtaggcctacaggttTGTTCATTGGATATGTGTCAGGTGGATTCCTGATGGCCACCCAGCTCACTGCCTGACACCTTTAACCCAGCTGTCATTTGCATGAACAACAGCATGGAGATGTGTCCAATACTGTCTTCCCCTCTGTCATCTTCTAATGATCTGTAACTTATACTCGTGGGAAGAACCAATATTCGGGCACTAAAAGCCTCAGAAGGGGTTAGAGAGATAAGCAAGAAAATAACAAAGGTCCCTCATGAGACTAGCCTCAATAGATGGGAGTTCTTTCACGCTGCTTGTTTTCGATACCGTACCTCGGGCCAACAGAGGGTACTCTCACTTTTAGCGCACTGTTCGCACAGCCCTTTGAGAACGACACTGTTCCACCTGTCTTACAAAGCGCATTGAATCGAGCAGGAAGTTAAGATCCCCCGTCGCGTAAAACCAAAAAAGGTTCCGGAATCAAAGGCCTGCTTTTAAAACCCTTGTGTTGTGAAATGTGACTTTAGGGAGTTATAaaagttgttttctgtttctctctctctctctctcctttctttcagtCTTAGTAATCATCTGCAGCTAAAGTCACCCATAAAGTTCAGGACTATAGATGAAATGCCTTTTGAGGTCTGTTGGCTGTTAGGTCACCGCCACACTACCCAGGTCCATTTTTCACATGACCTGAGACTTATGGggaaacaaacaacacaatgcCGTTTTCTTCAAGACGCACACTGCACAGACTGACTGACAGCTCAAATATGATTGGGGTGGTCAAATAGCAGATATCACTGGACTGGATCCGGCCTTCACCTGAGCCAGAGACGGATCAGTCACACAGCCAGCTGCGATCCAAGTAGCCTTCTCTTTTGTACACGTCTGCGCGTGCTTTCATGACCCCAGGTATTAAACAAGTGCTCATCTCATCCAGCAGATATCTAAGGCATGTAGGTAGGAAGCTTTAAACGCTCGGAGCGTTTCACTCTCTGAAGCGTAGAGCTTTACAGTGCGCCAAGTCTCCAAAAAGACACGTAGAGACTGATTGACAACGTAGACAAAGACGTTCAACATTTAGCGTTGTATGTTAATGCCATTGTATGCCATTGCACATTTAATAAACTTTGGTTGTTATATCACCATTTTGATCAGCGTACATGTTTTAGACAAGGTTAAAAGGGTGTTAACATACCCACTTTCAATTCTTTCCCGAAGGCGGTTCTCTCTCCCAGCGCAGAACAATTCCAGCGTCCGTTTCTGAATTGGTACTGACATTCGTTTATTCCCATCTGAATTCCTTCTCCAATGATAATAATGGCATCGGGTCGACTTTGGCAGATGATCCGCTGTCGAGGCGCCAAACCGGGAATCTTGTTACATATTATGCTTGCTCCCAGGGCCACGACAGATGAGAAGCCACTGTGATAGATCAAGATAAGATCATATCAGTGACAGTGACAACATTTTACCCCAGTGAAACCTTTTCTAATAAAACGCAGATTTGGCTTggttaatgtaggctatatgcaTGCGTGAATGGCGAGTAGCCTATCTGAGAAAGTCCTGAATATTCAAGAATAAGtttacaggccaatgaaatATATTAGGAATGCTTACATGTAAGGTAATGGTCATGGGTTAATTAATAGGTTAATTAATATGCGTAAATTCGGACAGATCTATTGACAATGGACATTTTCCGGTAGCAATTTCATACACAACTTGTCCTCCAGTGCAATTACAACGATTGCAGCTCACCTGGTAGACATGACTGGGGTAGTATGATTTGTCTTGGATTGTTTTGGTTACAGTAGTAACTTTTACAAACTATTCATGTCGTAGGGACAATTACCTACATTTTAGATGGATATTCTCAGTATAAACTTCAGCAGTATAGCCTTCAAAGTTGCAGTTACACTTTAGCCTACTCTTTCGTTTCCTGTCACCGGAGTTCGGGACTGGCAAAACAGTTAATAATAAACTATGTTTAAAATTTCTAAAGGATCGAAAATTTCATTAATTTAAAGATGAAAGATTAAAGATAACCACTCACCCAATTTTCAAGTAAATAATTCCAAGACACAGAAATACACGGAATATCCAGCGTCGCGTTTTTCTGCACATGATTATCCTCGGTTTTACGCGTGCGAAATATAGCGCGACTTTTTTTCAGCTAAGTAAGATCATTGTCCAAGCAATGCCCGATCAGTAGTGTAGGAATCCATAAAACGCTTTGCAGTTCCCATATAAACGACTTCTGTTGTATCCTTGATCCTGTCCTGCGTCTTAAGTCTGCTTACGCGTCTGGCTTCATTTCGAGAGTGCACAGGTACGAGTGGACTTAGATTGCTGTGCGGCGCAAACTTCTTGGACTACCCGGAGATCTATATAAGCTACCTCACTGACTGGGGCGTGTTTTGGGAGAAAAACGCGCTATGATTTCGCTGCCGTGATTTTACGTGTTCATTAATAGTGGGGAATGGCGCGGGGGTGCCCTACAATTTACCTGCAGCAACAGAGGTTTTTGCCTCATATGTACACCTATTGCACACCTTGACATGACATCACGGGCCCTGATGATGGTGAAACTGGTCTAATTAGTCTATAGCTACCCTCGTCCTTCACTGGGACAAAATAGGAATGAAAGTGTATTCTGTCATTAGCCTCAGGTCGATACCCCTGCACAGGCTACTACATTAAAAAAAGACAATATTTGAAGGAACAAACTGTCAATATATCATATTAAacattatatattaatataaataGTTTGAATACAATTTTATTTACACCATTGTCTTGTACCCTCTCTTTACACATAGCCTAAAACATTTTGTCCTATTCAGAAAGTTGGATAATTGTGTCTTAGGTTAATTACTGGATTTTACTTGATAATTCAGCAGGTAGATATATTTTTCCGGTCCGGTTTGTCCCTCCAAGAGTTCTGTATgaaaatcaaatcaatcaaactcagagcagttttgttaaaaaaataaaaataataaaataaataataaaaagggCCTTTACACTTTACAACAGCGCCATCTCCTGAGCATTTTTCTAACTTGTTTGTGTGATGCTCATAGTCTGCTGGCAAGATATTTTAAATTGGgtagaccagtgtttttcaaccttttttgtgccacggcacacttttgacacttaaaatgtcccacggcacactaatatcctgtgtgaagaaaaaataaaacataccatagcctaaaatttcaaataatacacagatatggccttattatggcttctatgcaagacctgctcaataaaacaagtgccctctgtttcatttgtaggttatatctaatttaattgtttttatgaactggacatgtgatgattctgtgaatactggatatggggcccccgttttacaatgcctgcataccacaaatatagtgcaatcatacaatcaatgagagcatgtggttataaattctttgatgcaacagttgcttttctggaccagtgagtgacatttggataattttctgcggcacacctggatgatctctcacggcacactagtgtgccccggcacagtggttgaaaaacactggggTAGACCATGGCGAACATGCAAAAATGACTACTGTttttgtcgttgttgttgttgtgactgATGGTGTATTAACAATAGCATGgcagactaggcctacaaaaAATCTATAGTACTGCCTAATGACCAAATGAAGATTTAAGAAACAAATTTATGTTAATCAATATGAGGTTGGGGTTTcacactttctttttcatttaatccagtccagtccagtgcaAAACAGTGCAGTAATCTTACAACACAGAGGAGGACTACAATAGAGGCCAGGCTAATTAAGCAGAATCTACATAGGTCTACATAGGTCTCCTATTTCAAGACAAAATTGAACATAACATTGGCATAATATCGTTGCAACATTGTTGCAAAAGTTTGTCACAATATTGTTGTAAATGTTTGTCACAGCACTGTCAGTGTTGCCATAAAATTGTCACAAAAGTTTGTTGTAACATTGTCGTAAAAATAGTGTACCATAATATTGTCACAAGAATGTCCAAACTTGTGATGCAAAATGTTGCACAAGTTTGTCGCATCATTGTTGCAACATTGTCGCAAAGGTTTGTTGAAAATAATGTTGTAGAAGAAGTATGCCATAgtattgcaacattgtagcataatATTGCAACAGACTGCGTTTGTCGCAATATTGTGCCATAATATTGTCACAAAAGTTTGTTGCAACATTGTCATAAAAGTTTGTTACAACATTGTCATAACAGAAGTGTGCCATAAGTGTCGGTGTGTCTCAACATTATCTCAAAAGTTTGTCTCAACATTGTTGAAAAAGTTTCTCGCAATATTGTCGTAAATGTTTGTCACAGCATTGTCAGTGTTTCCATAAAATTGTCTCTAAAGCTTGTCATAACGTTGTCGAAAAAGAAGTGTGCCATAATATTGACACCACATTGTCACAAAATGTTGTCATAAAAGTTTGTCAGGGCACTGTGGGGCAAATGACTACAGCACACCACATTTGGGTCCCGGGTTTGAGTGTGCAATAACATTGTTGGAACACTGTCACAAAAGTCTGTTGCAACCTTGTCATAAAAGAACTGAGTCATAATATTGTCGCAACATTTTTGTCACCTTGATGCAACCTTGTAGCAAAGGTTTTTCCACAGTCACTGTTAAAAAGCTTCATGTAACACTAAAAGTGTGCCATTGTCATTATTGAAGTGTTGCCATAATATTGTTGTAGCCTATCTGCTTTAGAGAATCTAATATTTTCAAATTAGctttgtttacacttttttccTGCTTACTGTATGATTCCATATATTTCATAATTATGACCTTCAGTAGGCTTTGTTCTAGGCCTAAAAATAGtcaaaataaagagaaaaacatgaacatgaaggagtagcctactgtatgttgttTTGTCTGGTAAATGCTGGTAGGTTAGGCCATCGGTATGCTGATAATTGTTCAAGCTTATATTGAAGAGCGACCAAACttgtatttaaatattttatttgtatattcCTCGCAATATTAGGCCTATACAATTTGGATTTGCTTGCTTCACAAAGCTACATCTTATCTTTATGCCTACATAAAATATACCATGACTTTGTACAAACCGTCCGAAGCAGGCAACTACTAAATGTAGTTAACGTCAGAACGTTATAAACAGAAATGTAAAAACATAGGCTTACAGTATTTCTTAACATCGACTCTTTCTAATGACACATAATTCTTCCGGTCCGGTTTGTCCCTCCATGGGTGCCGTAGTGAATGTCAACAAATCGCTGTCAAGAGTGTTGAGGAGGTTGTTGAGGTTGCTGCAAAGAGTTTCAGAAGCTGCAGGGCAGACCAGCGAGCGATTGTATGAAGTCTGACTGTATACAGTCAGTGGTTAACTGGCTGGACAAATGGGCCCACTTGACCTACCTCTCGATTGCTTAATTTTGATCTTTTCATACTTACATGACGAAGACTTAATAATAGCATCATATGTTTGTAAGGTAAGCGAAGCAAAGGGTGAGTCGATTGTCAATTGCGGAAGTGATATTTCTTTGGGCGGCGGAGGAGGCATGTGTAGATTATAAATTGCGATGTGGATACACATGTTTTATGCATGTTGTTATAAGATATTACTAAATTGGGTAAACTTCCCAAAAACGTCACAAATCGTTTAACCAATGTGGTTTCATGGTAACTTTAATGGTTCAAGTTGTGTTCTTCATCTTCCATTTGGCGTTTTTGTTATGCGTTTGTTAAAATCCATCTTTTGAATGCTGTTGTGAACATTCTGTCAAGCACTGCGTATACTTTGGTATGCAATACCAAACTTGTGTTCACATTTTGCTGCTCATATTGCAAGTTAAACTTGGCTTAGCTGTTTAGGGCATGACTGTTCAGAGGCTATTGGGTCATATAATTGTGGAAAGAAAAAGCAGTATGTGAAAGCCTCACAAGGCACTGATTTAGCAGTTGCAGTAGATGTCAAAGCATGTGCCGGATATCAGAGGGCCTATTTCATGCTCTGAATCTGGT from Alosa alosa isolate M-15738 ecotype Scorff River chromosome 4, AALO_Geno_1.1, whole genome shotgun sequence carries:
- the LOC125293298 gene encoding protein Wnt-7a yields the protein MCRKTRRWIFRVFLCLGIIYLKIGGFSSVVALGASIICNKIPGLAPRQRIICQSRPDAIIIIGEGIQMGINECQYQFRNGRWNCSALGERTAFGKELKVGSKEAAFTYAIIAAGVAHAITAACTQGNLSDCSCDKEKQGFYGRGDGWKWGGCSADVRYGISFSKVFIDAREIKQNARTLMNLHNNEVGRKVLERNMRLECKCHGVSGSCTTKTCWTTLPKFRELGYTLKDKYSQALHVEPVKASRNKRPTFLKIKKPQSYRKPMDSDLVYIEKSPNYCEPDPLTGSVGTQGRICNKTLQHHTSGCDLMCCGRGYNTHQYSRVWQCNCKFLWCCYVKCNTCSERTEVYTCK